One genomic segment of Ignavibacteriota bacterium includes these proteins:
- the rpsP gene encoding 30S ribosomal protein S16: MAVKLRLLRMGKKRQPIYKVVAADVRSPRDGKYIEAIGSYNPKSDPASVELNEERVLYWLNCGAQPTITVKTLLNKEGILLKKELKKQGLAESEIASKFEEWKNVKNSVLADKKVKADNKKLEKAEAEKKKLAQELKEKEAELTEVKDTASGEVS; this comes from the coding sequence TTGGCAGTAAAGTTAAGATTATTAAGAATGGGCAAAAAAAGACAACCTATTTATAAAGTTGTGGCAGCAGATGTTCGTTCACCAAGAGATGGAAAGTATATTGAAGCTATTGGGTCTTATAATCCCAAAAGCGATCCGGCATCAGTTGAACTAAATGAAGAAAGAGTTCTTTATTGGTTAAATTGTGGTGCTCAGCCAACAATTACAGTTAAAACTTTGTTAAATAAAGAAGGAATTTTACTTAAAAAAGAACTTAAAAAACAAGGTCTTGCAGAAAGTGAAATAGCTTCAAAGTTTGAAGAATGGAAGAATGTTAAAAATTCTGTTTTAGCTGATAAAAAGGTAAAAGCTGATAATAAGAAATTAGAAAAAGCTGAAGCTGAAAAGAAAAAATTAGCGCAAGAATTGAAAGAGAAAGAAGCTGAATTAACAGAAGTTAAGGATACCGCTTCTGGGGAAGTTTCTTAA
- a CDS encoding KH domain-containing protein: MKEFVEFIAKHLVDSPDGVSIQESIPNENTVELTLKVSADDVGKVIGKQGKTAQAMRTLLTAIAAKEGKRAILKILD; the protein is encoded by the coding sequence ATGAAAGAATTCGTTGAATTTATAGCTAAGCACTTGGTCGATAGTCCTGATGGTGTAAGCATCCAGGAATCTATTCCCAACGAAAATACTGTAGAGCTTACCCTTAAAGTTAGTGCTGATGATGTTGGTAAAGTCATTGGTAAACAAGGTAAGACTGCTCAAGCAATGAGAACTCTTCTTACAGCGATTGCTGCAAAAGAAGGAAAAAGAGCGATACTAAAAATTCTTGACTAA
- the rimM gene encoding 16S rRNA processing protein RimM yields MNDFFLIAEIIDIYSSDGSVIIKSFSDFPERFLKLKKVYIDFFGKKKELTVVKSKKINENFVLKFEKFNTADDVRFLVNKNLYVDTDNLFKLPEDSFYIHDLIESEVYLGSVFFGKMIDIIKLQNNDVYVILNNNGEEVLIPAIQKYFDRIVPEVKKIYLSKEAEIFKDEN; encoded by the coding sequence TTGAATGATTTTTTTTTAATAGCGGAAATCATTGATATTTATAGTTCTGATGGTTCTGTTATTATAAAATCTTTCTCTGATTTTCCGGAGCGTTTTTTAAAGCTTAAGAAAGTCTATATTGATTTTTTTGGCAAAAAAAAAGAATTAACGGTTGTTAAATCCAAAAAGATCAATGAAAATTTTGTATTAAAATTTGAAAAATTTAATACAGCCGATGATGTACGATTTTTAGTAAATAAAAATTTGTACGTGGATACTGATAATCTCTTTAAACTTCCGGAAGATTCCTTCTATATTCATGATCTAATTGAAAGTGAAGTTTATTTGGGATCAGTGTTCTTTGGAAAAATGATAGATATTATAAAATTGCAAAATAATGATGTTTATGTAATTTTGAACAATAACGGCGAGGAAGTATTAATTCCTGCTATTCAAAAATATTTTGATCGAATAGTACCTGAAGTAAAGAAAATTTATCTTTCAAAAGAAGCGGAAATATTTAAAGATGAGAATTGA
- the trmD gene encoding tRNA (guanosine(37)-N1)-methyltransferase TrmD, translating into MRIDIISAVPDSLESTLKTSIIKRAVEKKSVEIFVHNLRDFAFNKHKQIDDKPFGGGPGMLLKPEPFFECIELLKKERNYNHIIFTTPKGKIYNQSLANKFSLAKNIMIIAGHYKGIDDRVREKFATDEISIGNFILSGGELLALVITDSIVRILPGAIGDSESMLNDSFMDGEIIEAPNFTRPAEYKGMKVPDVLLSGNEKEIKLWKEEQSKSLTENWKK; encoded by the coding sequence ATGAGAATTGATATAATTTCAGCAGTTCCGGATTCCTTAGAAAGTACATTAAAGACAAGTATTATTAAACGCGCCGTTGAAAAAAAATCAGTTGAAATATTTGTTCATAATTTAAGAGATTTTGCATTTAATAAACATAAACAAATTGATGATAAACCTTTTGGCGGAGGTCCGGGAATGTTGCTCAAACCGGAACCTTTTTTTGAATGTATTGAACTTCTCAAAAAAGAACGAAATTACAATCATATAATTTTTACAACTCCAAAAGGAAAAATTTATAATCAATCATTAGCAAATAAATTTTCGCTTGCAAAAAATATTATGATTATTGCCGGGCATTATAAAGGAATTGATGATAGAGTAAGAGAAAAATTTGCAACCGATGAAATATCAATCGGTAATTTTATTTTAAGCGGCGGGGAACTGCTTGCATTGGTAATTACTGATTCTATTGTTAGAATTTTACCCGGTGCAATTGGCGATAGCGAATCAATGTTGAATGATTCATTTATGGATGGAGAAATAATAGAAGCTCCTAATTTTACACGACCGGCAGAATATAAAGGAATGAAAGTTCCAGATGTTTTACTTTCCGGCAATGAAAAAGAAATAAAATTGTGGAAAGAAGAACAATCAAAAAGTTTAACAGAAAATTGGAAAAAATAA
- the rplS gene encoding 50S ribosomal protein L19, translating into MDKLKELIGEQKTIDFPEFASGDKIKVHVRVIEGNKERIQPFEGDVISIRGTSTNRTFTVRKISSGVGVERIFPMNSPKIAKIELVRKGKVRRAKLYYLRNLAGKAARIKSKNI; encoded by the coding sequence ATGGATAAGTTAAAAGAACTAATTGGTGAACAAAAAACAATTGATTTCCCCGAGTTTGCATCAGGCGATAAAATTAAAGTTCACGTTAGAGTTATTGAAGGCAACAAAGAAAGAATTCAGCCTTTTGAAGGCGATGTAATAAGCATTAGAGGAACATCGACTAACAGAACTTTTACAGTTAGAAAAATTTCAAGCGGTGTTGGAGTTGAAAGAATTTTCCCAATGAACTCACCAAAAATTGCTAAAATTGAATTGGTAAGAAAAGGTAAAGTTAGACGTGCAAAATTATATTATTTAAGAAATCTTGCCGGAAAAGCTGCTCGTATAAAATCTAAAAATATATAA
- a CDS encoding phosphoglycerate dehydrogenase has translation MKVLIADSLPEVYLEQLRKNNLEVIYNPKLGENDLPEAAKDVDIIVVRSTKVNEKTILESKSLNLVVRAGAGYNNINVAAANKRGVYVANCPGKNAHAVAELAIGLMISMDRQIPENVSDFRNGIWNKAKYSKAKGLNGKTLAIVGMGNIGKQVAIIANAIGMNVYGKDISRIEGVEYKDFSEFDQILPLADVISLHLPVTPQTKGMFDDKMFSYMKDGAILINTSRAEVINEEALIKAVKEKNIKVCLDVFNGEPEGKDGAVSSKLQELENVYVTHHIGASTEQAQNAVAAETVKIIMQYIESGTIAHWVNKAKSSNSYYQLSVKHYDKPGVLASIMDVLRQGNINIEEVENIIFDGGLVALCTMKLVDPATNNMLEAIRRNPNVLNVSHTAIN, from the coding sequence ATGAAGGTTTTAATAGCTGACTCGCTACCAGAAGTTTATTTAGAACAATTAAGAAAAAATAATCTTGAAGTAATTTACAATCCCAAATTAGGTGAAAATGATTTGCCGGAAGCCGCTAAAGATGTTGATATTATTGTTGTTCGTTCAACAAAAGTAAATGAGAAAACTATTCTTGAATCAAAATCTTTAAATTTAGTTGTTAGAGCCGGAGCTGGTTATAATAATATTAACGTTGCTGCTGCAAATAAAAGAGGAGTTTATGTTGCTAACTGTCCGGGAAAAAATGCTCATGCCGTTGCAGAATTAGCAATTGGATTAATGATATCAATGGATAGACAAATTCCGGAAAACGTTAGTGATTTTAGAAATGGCATATGGAATAAAGCAAAGTATTCTAAAGCAAAAGGTTTAAACGGAAAAACATTAGCAATAGTTGGTATGGGAAATATTGGAAAACAAGTTGCAATTATTGCCAACGCAATAGGTATGAATGTTTACGGAAAAGATATTTCGAGAATTGAAGGTGTTGAGTATAAAGACTTTTCTGAATTCGATCAAATTTTACCATTAGCCGATGTAATTTCTTTGCATCTTCCAGTTACGCCTCAAACAAAAGGAATGTTTGATGATAAAATGTTCAGCTATATGAAAGATGGTGCAATTTTAATTAATACTTCTCGTGCAGAAGTTATTAATGAAGAAGCATTAATAAAAGCAGTTAAAGAAAAAAATATTAAAGTATGTCTTGATGTATTTAACGGTGAACCGGAAGGAAAAGATGGAGCCGTTTCATCCAAATTACAAGAACTTGAAAATGTTTATGTTACGCACCATATTGGTGCATCAACAGAGCAAGCACAAAATGCTGTTGCCGCAGAAACCGTAAAAATAATTATGCAATATATTGAAAGCGGAACAATTGCTCATTGGGTAAATAAAGCTAAATCATCAAATTCATATTATCAATTATCTGTAAAACATTATGATAAACCCGGAGTTTTAGCTTCAATTATGGATGTACTTAGACAAGGAAATATTAATATTGAGGAAGTTGAAAATATTATTTTTGATGGCGGATTAGTTGCACTTTGTACTATGAAACTTGTTGATCCGGCTACAAATAATATGTTAGAAGCAATTCGAAGAAATCCAAATGTTTTAAATGTTTCTCATACTGCAATAAATTAA